In Persicimonas caeni, a single window of DNA contains:
- a CDS encoding sensor histidine kinase produces the protein MSEHTGQRRNEEWGGPSLHIETFLRRAIAMSDALAALHAQRRVHRDIKPSHFRHDTSTGRVDLVGTELAIDIDAIEGAHDRDESIEGTSLVGSLPYMSPEQTGRVDLPVDARSDLYSLGVTFFEMLTGELPFDSDDPLELIHLHIADAAPAVISRRPGVPRVISAIVRKLMAKNPDERYGSAEGLRADLERSLDEWIRTGEISPFELGTNDAGPKLRIPDKLYGRREALGTLVERFDRIDTTSEAQISVIAGGPGVGKSTLIAKFQPHARRGGLFASGKFDQYHRNVPYLTLIEAFRQLVQQILAGSEEELDTWRARIQEALGETGRVITAVIPEIRHIVGEQPPVPQLSPSATQNRFNLTFERFVQAFARPHRPLVIFLDDMQWADGATLALLEVILTGFMVDNLHLIFAYRDNEVDAAHPFARLMNKLEADGPNMHQITLGPLDEAQVNQLVADTLESSLDHTAPLSRLIYRKTEGNPFFVRQLLENLFEEGLVTYDRGRLEWTWQEERIEEAGLTEDVVGLLVTRLERLTRPVQDTLQHAACIGNKFNLSTLAIVSATPRDQIRAHLEDAIAQGLIGRVPQRNSEEASASFQFHHDRIQQAAYSMVAPSDRPALHLEIGQLMLANIPPEERGEQIFDIVDQLNKAVGLIDDPAEREQLTQLNLMAAEKARASSAFAPAATLFELVAELMGEDAWQSRFDDIFEIQLERAECEYLSGDFDAAEHILAGLLPRCRTEIDRVDVYIVWLSLYQKAGRFRDGLPMGLEALAMLGMEYPEDDAELPALVEALHHDIERELDGRDIDDLVDAPLLDDARIERILALLSETAVFSYFVRPALFPLLSLDSVNLSLRHGNTPRSCYGYSAYALVLVWMFGQVDMAVAFSEMSQKLNRKLDDLSREGWLGHLHGNHILIWKRPFAEAAEVLEEAFDTCVLTGDFVHSNYIAFTEWWVCFESGSTLDELQETSRRFVGFARQTGNRAVEQAIRIEQQVEDALLGRTEARGELDAAGFDSDEALAVFSHNGFGTGTALFWIARMVLGNVFGQTDAALEAARLAEAHAASTMTLALEATYVFQRAMALSAACHRADAPSDKTQMVESLREAADTLKAWCSHSPQNFEAKWALSAAELAQFDGETDAAMRLYERASQRAAQFQAPHDEAIACERAAAFYARKNLDTAAHGFLRKARQAYARWGATDKVSQLDELYPQLFTAEGSYVDDRRLRAEKLDLMAAIKAAQAISAELEVSKLTETLMPLLIEHAGAERGCLVLLDGDGFSIEAEISVGAGRQRAPFGADDGEFRPTTGVPESILRYVRRTGEKVLLDDARRSETFGSDEYVAAHQPKSVLCLPVTRHDESSGKLYGMFYLENNLTAGAFSPDRLRILQLLAAQTAVSLENAGLYREAQLLSDARRYVTQLKQLNDVAIAVNSALSLDEVAHIVTERIRELIGAHQAVTSLTVDQKWGQAINAVSMSDKYAHWRDYEAAPTGEGIYKLVCRANKPMRLTQEELTEHAAWRGFGEHQDAHPPIRGWLAAPLVGHDGKNLGLIQLSDKYDGEFTERDEALLVQLAQLIAVHVENASLYEEVQREVRTREELMAVVSHDLRSPLSSITLSAELLDMTAGNENSEKVAERAEVIRRNAEHMDRLINDLLDLGAIDTGSFTLQLDHCHPEQLVEEALDAQRPQARRQGLTLDADVAHGLPATRCDHDRVLQIFSNLIGNAIKFTPEGGRVTVGATSHPTGVRFSVRDTGPGIAEDELSKIFESYWQAKKTPRMGVGLGLSIAKGLVEAHGGEIWVESELGEGTTFLFTLPMTDGEA, from the coding sequence ATGTCAGAGCACACCGGGCAGCGTCGCAATGAGGAGTGGGGCGGCCCATCACTACATATCGAAACATTCTTGCGCCGCGCGATCGCCATGAGCGACGCACTCGCCGCCCTGCACGCACAGCGGCGGGTGCACCGCGACATCAAGCCGAGTCATTTTCGCCACGACACGTCGACCGGCCGCGTCGATCTCGTCGGCACCGAGCTTGCCATCGACATCGACGCGATCGAGGGAGCGCACGACCGAGACGAGTCGATCGAGGGGACCTCCCTGGTCGGCTCGCTGCCGTATATGTCCCCCGAGCAGACGGGGCGTGTCGACTTGCCGGTCGACGCTCGCAGCGACCTGTACTCGCTAGGGGTCACCTTCTTTGAAATGCTCACCGGCGAATTGCCCTTCGACTCCGACGACCCCCTCGAGCTGATCCACCTGCACATCGCCGACGCCGCCCCTGCGGTGATCAGCCGGCGACCGGGCGTGCCCCGAGTCATCTCGGCCATCGTGCGCAAGCTGATGGCCAAAAACCCCGACGAGCGCTACGGAAGCGCCGAGGGCCTGCGCGCCGATCTCGAGCGCAGCCTGGACGAATGGATACGCACCGGAGAGATCTCACCGTTCGAGTTGGGCACCAACGACGCCGGCCCCAAGCTGCGCATCCCCGACAAGCTCTACGGGCGCCGCGAGGCCCTCGGCACACTGGTCGAACGCTTCGATCGCATCGACACGACCTCCGAGGCGCAGATCTCGGTGATCGCCGGCGGCCCGGGCGTGGGCAAATCCACGCTGATCGCCAAGTTCCAGCCCCACGCACGCCGCGGTGGGCTCTTTGCGTCGGGCAAATTCGACCAATATCACCGTAACGTTCCCTACCTGACGCTCATCGAGGCGTTTCGCCAGCTCGTCCAACAGATTCTGGCCGGCAGCGAAGAGGAGCTGGACACCTGGCGCGCCCGCATCCAAGAGGCGCTCGGGGAGACCGGGCGGGTCATCACCGCGGTCATCCCGGAGATCCGCCACATCGTGGGCGAACAGCCGCCGGTGCCCCAGTTGAGCCCTTCGGCCACTCAGAACCGGTTCAACTTGACGTTCGAGCGCTTCGTGCAGGCGTTTGCGCGCCCGCATCGACCGCTGGTGATCTTCTTGGACGACATGCAGTGGGCCGACGGAGCGACTCTGGCGCTGCTCGAGGTCATCTTGACCGGGTTCATGGTCGACAACCTGCACCTGATCTTCGCCTACCGTGACAACGAGGTCGACGCGGCCCATCCGTTCGCGCGCCTGATGAACAAGCTCGAGGCCGACGGCCCCAACATGCACCAGATCACGCTGGGACCGCTCGACGAGGCGCAGGTCAACCAGTTGGTCGCCGACACCTTGGAGAGCTCGCTCGACCACACCGCTCCGCTGAGCCGGCTCATCTACCGCAAGACCGAGGGCAACCCCTTTTTCGTGCGCCAGTTGCTCGAGAACCTCTTCGAGGAGGGGTTGGTCACCTACGATCGCGGCCGCCTGGAGTGGACATGGCAAGAAGAGCGAATCGAGGAGGCCGGGCTGACCGAGGACGTCGTCGGCCTGCTGGTGACTCGGCTGGAGCGGCTGACGCGTCCGGTCCAAGACACGCTGCAGCACGCCGCGTGTATCGGCAACAAGTTCAACCTGAGCACGCTGGCGATCGTCAGCGCCACGCCCCGCGACCAGATCCGCGCCCATCTCGAAGACGCCATCGCGCAGGGGCTCATCGGTCGGGTGCCCCAGCGCAACTCCGAGGAGGCTTCGGCGAGCTTTCAGTTCCACCACGACCGTATCCAACAGGCGGCCTACTCGATGGTCGCCCCGAGCGACCGCCCTGCGCTGCACCTCGAGATCGGCCAACTGATGCTGGCGAATATCCCGCCCGAAGAGCGCGGCGAGCAGATCTTCGACATCGTCGACCAGCTCAACAAGGCGGTCGGGCTGATCGACGACCCCGCAGAGCGCGAACAACTGACCCAGCTCAACCTGATGGCCGCCGAAAAGGCGCGCGCCTCGTCGGCCTTCGCCCCCGCCGCCACGCTCTTCGAGCTGGTGGCCGAGCTGATGGGCGAAGACGCCTGGCAGTCGCGCTTTGACGACATCTTCGAAATTCAGCTGGAGCGCGCCGAGTGCGAGTACCTCTCGGGCGATTTCGACGCCGCCGAACATATCCTGGCCGGATTGCTGCCGCGCTGCCGCACCGAGATCGATCGCGTCGACGTCTACATCGTCTGGCTGAGCCTGTACCAAAAAGCAGGCCGCTTCCGCGACGGGCTCCCCATGGGCCTCGAGGCGCTGGCCATGTTGGGGATGGAGTATCCCGAAGATGACGCCGAGCTGCCGGCGCTCGTCGAGGCGTTGCACCACGACATCGAGCGCGAACTCGACGGCCGCGATATCGACGACCTGGTCGACGCCCCGCTGCTCGACGACGCGCGCATCGAGCGCATCCTCGCGCTGTTGAGCGAGACGGCCGTCTTCTCGTATTTCGTGCGCCCGGCGCTGTTTCCCTTGCTGTCGCTCGACTCGGTGAACCTGTCGCTGCGCCACGGCAATACGCCTCGCTCCTGTTACGGCTACAGCGCCTACGCGCTGGTGCTGGTGTGGATGTTCGGCCAGGTCGACATGGCCGTGGCCTTCTCGGAGATGTCCCAGAAACTCAACCGCAAGCTCGACGACCTCAGCCGCGAGGGCTGGCTGGGGCATCTGCACGGCAATCATATCCTCATCTGGAAGCGACCCTTTGCCGAGGCCGCCGAGGTGCTCGAAGAGGCCTTCGACACCTGCGTGCTCACCGGCGATTTCGTCCACTCCAACTACATCGCGTTTACCGAGTGGTGGGTCTGCTTCGAGAGCGGCTCGACGCTCGACGAGCTCCAGGAGACCTCCCGCCGATTCGTCGGCTTTGCGCGCCAGACCGGCAACCGCGCCGTCGAGCAGGCCATTCGCATCGAGCAGCAGGTCGAAGACGCCCTGCTCGGGCGCACCGAGGCGCGCGGCGAGCTCGACGCTGCGGGCTTCGACTCCGACGAGGCACTCGCGGTCTTCTCGCACAACGGCTTCGGCACCGGCACGGCGCTCTTCTGGATCGCGCGCATGGTACTGGGCAACGTCTTCGGCCAGACCGACGCGGCCCTCGAGGCGGCGCGCCTGGCCGAAGCACACGCCGCGTCGACGATGACGCTGGCGCTCGAGGCGACCTACGTGTTCCAGCGTGCGATGGCGCTCAGCGCTGCCTGCCATCGGGCCGACGCCCCCTCAGACAAGACGCAGATGGTCGAGAGCCTGCGCGAGGCAGCCGACACCTTGAAAGCTTGGTGCAGCCACTCTCCGCAGAACTTCGAGGCCAAATGGGCGTTGAGCGCCGCCGAACTCGCCCAGTTCGACGGCGAAACCGACGCGGCGATGCGCTTGTACGAGCGCGCCTCCCAGCGCGCCGCCCAGTTCCAGGCGCCCCACGACGAGGCGATCGCCTGTGAGCGCGCCGCGGCGTTCTACGCGCGCAAGAATCTCGACACCGCCGCCCACGGCTTTTTACGCAAGGCGCGCCAGGCCTACGCACGTTGGGGCGCAACCGACAAGGTCAGCCAACTCGACGAGCTCTATCCACAACTGTTCACAGCCGAGGGCTCCTACGTCGACGACCGGCGTCTACGCGCCGAAAAACTCGACTTGATGGCGGCCATCAAAGCCGCTCAGGCGATCTCGGCCGAGCTGGAGGTCTCCAAGCTGACCGAGACGCTCATGCCGCTGCTCATCGAGCACGCCGGCGCCGAGCGCGGCTGTCTGGTGCTGCTCGACGGGGACGGGTTCTCCATCGAGGCCGAAATCTCGGTGGGCGCGGGAAGGCAACGCGCGCCCTTCGGCGCCGACGACGGTGAGTTCCGCCCCACCACCGGGGTCCCCGAGTCCATCCTCCGATATGTGCGACGCACCGGCGAAAAGGTCCTGCTCGACGACGCCCGCCGCTCCGAGACCTTTGGCTCGGACGAGTACGTCGCCGCCCACCAGCCCAAGTCGGTGCTCTGCCTTCCCGTGACGCGCCACGATGAGAGCTCGGGCAAGTTGTACGGCATGTTTTACCTGGAGAATAACCTGACGGCCGGTGCATTCAGCCCCGACCGTCTGCGCATCCTGCAGTTACTCGCCGCCCAGACGGCCGTCTCGTTGGAGAACGCCGGCCTGTATCGCGAGGCTCAACTCCTGAGCGACGCGCGCCGCTATGTCACCCAGCTCAAGCAGCTCAACGACGTGGCCATCGCGGTCAACTCGGCGCTGTCGCTCGACGAGGTCGCCCACATCGTCACCGAACGAATACGCGAACTCATCGGAGCGCACCAGGCGGTCACGAGCCTGACGGTCGACCAGAAGTGGGGCCAGGCGATCAACGCGGTATCGATGTCCGACAAATACGCGCACTGGCGGGACTACGAGGCAGCACCGACCGGCGAGGGCATCTACAAGCTTGTGTGCAGAGCCAACAAGCCCATGCGCCTGACCCAAGAGGAATTGACCGAGCACGCCGCCTGGCGCGGCTTTGGCGAGCACCAAGACGCACATCCGCCGATTCGCGGCTGGCTCGCCGCCCCGCTGGTCGGCCACGACGGCAAGAACCTAGGGCTCATCCAACTGTCGGACAAATACGACGGCGAGTTCACCGAGCGCGACGAGGCGCTTCTGGTCCAGCTCGCCCAGCTCATCGCGGTCCACGTCGAAAACGCCAGCCTCTACGAAGAGGTCCAGCGCGAGGTTCGCACCCGCGAGGAGTTGATGGCCGTGGTCTCGCACGACCTTCGCAGCCCGCTGTCGTCGATTACCTTGTCGGCCGAGTTGCTCGATATGACGGCCGGCAACGAGAACTCCGAAAAGGTCGCCGAGCGCGCCGAGGTCATTCGTCGAAACGCCGAGCATATGGACCGGCTGATCAACGACCTGCTCGATCTGGGCGCCATCGACACCGGGTCGTTCACCCTGCAGCTCGACCACTGCCATCCCGAGCAACTCGTCGAGGAGGCGCTCGATGCGCAGCGGCCGCAAGCGCGCCGTCAGGGCCTCACCCTCGACGCCGACGTGGCCCACGGCCTTCCGGCGACGCGATGCGATCACGACCGCGTCCTGCAGATCTTCTCCAACCTGATCGGCAACGCCATCAAGTTCACCCCCGAGGGCGGCCGCGTCACCGTCGGCGCCACCTCCCACCCTACCGGCGTGCGCTTCTCCGTGCGCGACACGGGTCCCGGCATCGCCGAAGACGAACTCTCCAAGATCTTCGAGAGCTACTGGCAAGCCAAGAAGACCCCGCGCATGGGCGTCGGTCTCGGCCTGTCGATCGCCAAAGGGCTGGTGGAGGCCCACGGCGGCGAGATCTGGGTGGAGAGCGAGTTGGGCGAGGGGACGACGTTCCTCTTTACGCTGCCGATGACCGACGGCGAGGCGTAG